The following nucleotide sequence is from Thermodesulfobacteriota bacterium.
CCACGCCGACGCTATAGTCGTGGGGGAGGCGGAGAGCGTTATGGCGGCACTGCTCGGCGATGCGGCGGGAGGAAAGCTCGCCCCTTTTTACCGTGGAGAAAGTCTGTCCCTGGAGGGTCTGCCCAGGAGGAGGAGAGGGCTCCTCAAGGGCAGCTACCGCTTCGATTCTTTCTTCACGGCCAGGGGCTGTCCCTACCGCTGTACGTTCTGCTCGGTAAGGCGTTTCTTCGGCGATACGATAAGGTACCGCCCGATCGGAGAGGTGACCTCGGAGGTGGCCTCAAGCCCCCAGAGGATGCTGATGAACATAGACGACAACATATGGGGTGTAGACATAAGCCGCTCCATAGAACTCTTTAAGGCTTTCTCCTCCGAGGTGAGGGGTAAGTGGTGGTTCGGTCAGGCCGACCTCATAACCGTGCAGCACCGAAGCGGCGGCGAGATGCTCAAGTGGGCCGAGAGGTCCGGCCTTACGACCGTCATGGTGGGGTGGGAGACAAACGACCCCGGAAGCCTCGAGTCCTATAAGGCCGGGGCCAAGCAGGGGAGGGACAGGGTCGAGGCGGTCAGGAAGATAAGGGAGAGCGGGATAGACGTCATGCTATTTGTCATGGTGGGAGGACGCGCCGAGGGCATCGACGAGTATATGCGCGTGCTGGAGCTGTGTGACAGGCTGGACGTCAGCGCGCACCCGGTCATGCTCACTCCTTTCCCCGGGACGGAGCTTTACGAAGAGTACGGCGACTATCTCATGGAAGGCAAGTCCTGGGACGAATTCGACGGTAATACCGCCGTCTTCCGCCACGACGACCCCTCCATGACCCCGGAGAAAAGGGAGCAGGCCACCCTGTGGCTCAGGAAGGAGCTCTTCACGTGGCCCAGGATTTTGAGGCGCATAGCGAAGATATCCCCCCGGGGCTTCCCCATGGCGCATGTTAACTCTATCATGCTGCAGTGGGCGCACAGGCGGGCC
It contains:
- a CDS encoding cobalamin-dependent protein (Presence of a B(12) (cobalamin)-binding domain implies dependence on cobalamin itself, in one of its several forms, or in some unusual lineages, dependence on a cobalamin-like analog.), with the protein product MKITIISPPFGEKGQKSDNLQMAPPVLEYLASLIFRINPEVEVELIDANREDLPRGGVSGDVVFFSTLTPQAPWTYGAADAMREAGKRVVIGGMHVTALPEEGKLHADAIVVGEAESVMAALLGDAAGGKLAPFYRGESLSLEGLPRRRRGLLKGSYRFDSFFTARGCPYRCTFCSVRRFFGDTIRYRPIGEVTSEVASSPQRMLMNIDDNIWGVDISRSIELFKAFSSEVRGKWWFGQADLITVQHRSGGEMLKWAERSGLTTVMVGWETNDPGSLESYKAGAKQGRDRVEAVRKIRESGIDVMLFVMVGGRAEGIDEYMRVLELCDRLDVSAHPVMLTPFPGTELYEEYGDYLMEGKSWDEFDGNTAVFRHDDPSMTPEKREQATLWLRKELFTWPRILRRIAKISPRGFPMAHVNSIMLQWAHRRAFNEYARDHLKGFDAQKILGGKAEEAA